One window of the Pseudarthrobacter sp. ATCC 49987 genome contains the following:
- a CDS encoding alpha/beta hydrolase family protein, with translation MTVPELPVTIAVGESSVSGLYARPAQPAATLVVAHGAGAGMEHPFLAGLTRALNQLAIATLRFNFPYREAGRKFPDRPPAAVAAWRAAMSEAAARSGGEPVWAAGKSFGGRMASMAVAEGMPAAGLVYLGYPLHPPGKPEKLRDEHLYGLTLPMLFLQGTRDPFATPELLEAVVARIGPSATLEWRDGGGHTFDVAGTRRSTEEVGASLAGSAAAFIAAHSPA, from the coding sequence ATGACAGTCCCCGAGTTGCCCGTCACGATCGCCGTGGGCGAATCCTCCGTTTCGGGCCTCTACGCCCGCCCCGCGCAGCCGGCTGCCACGCTGGTCGTCGCCCATGGGGCCGGGGCCGGCATGGAACACCCGTTCCTCGCCGGTCTTACCCGGGCCCTGAACCAACTGGCAATCGCCACGCTCCGCTTCAACTTCCCCTACCGGGAGGCCGGCCGGAAGTTCCCCGACAGGCCTCCGGCAGCCGTTGCGGCCTGGCGCGCGGCCATGTCCGAGGCCGCTGCCCGCTCCGGTGGCGAGCCTGTCTGGGCGGCTGGCAAGTCCTTCGGCGGACGGATGGCCTCCATGGCTGTTGCCGAAGGGATGCCCGCGGCAGGACTTGTCTATCTCGGTTACCCGCTCCATCCCCCGGGAAAGCCGGAAAAGCTCCGTGACGAACACCTGTACGGGCTGACCCTGCCGATGCTTTTCCTGCAGGGCACGCGCGACCCCTTTGCCACGCCCGAACTACTGGAGGCCGTGGTGGCACGGATCGGCCCGTCAGCAACGCTGGAGTGGCGCGACGGCGGCGGCCACACCTTCGACGTCGCGGGAACCAGGCGCAGCACGGAAGAGGTCGGGGCATCACTGGCCGGGTCCGCCGCTGCGTTCATCGCAGCCCACAGCCCCGCCTGA
- a CDS encoding class I SAM-dependent methyltransferase has translation MTQKTGVAPRLAEVLAIVLGTEEIPLRLKAWDGSEAGPAGAPVIEFRSRRALRRMLWSPGQLGLSRAYVAGDVDAPGDVFASFAALSSAGKFAEPGPFRRPTVREIGTILKNAALIGALGPNPAPPPEEAKIVRAGRRHTRKRDAAAISHHYDVGNDFYALVLGPSMVYSCAVWEDEDTGLEAAQDAKLGLVCRKLGLKPGMRVLDVGCGWGSFALHAAKNYGVDVVGVTLSGEQAAMAAKRVAEAGLTDRVVIRVQDYRDVDDGPFDAISSIGMSEHVGREPMPGYVAKLQGLLRPGGRLLNHAISWNAGPTAPDPDSFIPRYVFPDGEMLPLAEMVGALESGGLEVLDVEALRRHYALTLRAWVRNLEEHWNEAVQLAGEGRARVWRLYMAASALGFESGITGVNQILVQRPGGAEPPLRRTAWL, from the coding sequence ATGACGCAAAAGACAGGAGTGGCACCACGGCTGGCTGAAGTGCTGGCCATCGTCCTGGGCACGGAGGAAATCCCGTTGCGGCTGAAGGCCTGGGACGGCTCGGAGGCGGGCCCGGCCGGCGCGCCGGTTATTGAGTTCCGGTCCCGGCGTGCCCTGCGCCGGATGCTGTGGTCGCCCGGGCAGTTGGGCCTCAGCCGCGCCTATGTTGCCGGGGACGTTGATGCGCCCGGCGACGTCTTCGCCAGTTTCGCGGCGTTGAGCTCCGCCGGCAAATTCGCCGAACCCGGACCTTTCCGCCGGCCGACAGTCCGCGAAATCGGGACAATCCTCAAAAACGCCGCCCTGATCGGTGCCCTGGGACCCAATCCGGCGCCCCCGCCGGAGGAAGCAAAGATTGTCCGGGCCGGCCGGCGGCACACCCGGAAGCGCGACGCCGCGGCGATCTCCCACCACTACGACGTCGGCAATGACTTTTACGCCCTTGTCCTCGGCCCGTCCATGGTCTACTCCTGCGCGGTGTGGGAGGACGAGGACACCGGACTGGAGGCAGCGCAGGACGCCAAGCTCGGCCTGGTCTGCCGGAAGCTGGGACTGAAGCCCGGCATGCGGGTGCTGGATGTCGGCTGCGGCTGGGGGAGCTTCGCCCTGCACGCGGCCAAAAACTACGGAGTCGACGTGGTGGGCGTGACTCTTTCGGGCGAACAGGCGGCCATGGCCGCGAAGCGCGTGGCAGAGGCCGGCCTGACCGACCGGGTGGTCATCCGGGTCCAGGACTACCGCGACGTCGACGACGGGCCTTTTGACGCGATCAGCTCCATCGGGATGTCCGAACACGTGGGCCGCGAGCCGATGCCAGGCTACGTCGCCAAACTACAAGGGCTGCTCCGGCCGGGCGGCCGGCTGCTGAACCACGCCATTTCCTGGAATGCGGGACCCACCGCGCCGGATCCGGACTCGTTTATCCCGCGCTACGTGTTCCCGGACGGCGAGATGCTCCCCCTGGCGGAGATGGTTGGGGCGCTGGAGTCCGGCGGACTGGAAGTCCTCGACGTCGAGGCCCTGCGGCGGCACTACGCGCTTACTCTCCGGGCCTGGGTGCGGAACCTCGAGGAACACTGGAACGAGGCTGTGCAGCTCGCCGGGGAAGGCCGGGCCCGGGTGTGGCGGCTCTACATGGCCGCCAGCGCCCTGGGCTTCGAATCCGGAATCACCGGCGTGAACCAGATACTGGTGCAGCGGCCCGGCGGCGCCGAGCCGCCGCTGCGCCGGACCGCCTGGCTCTGA
- a CDS encoding amidohydrolase family protein: MRDADVPQWWARLGLPGLIDIHTHFLPERMLQRVWAHFDAAGPLIGRSWPITYRSDEASRLARLRQLGLRHFTALTYAHRPGMAADLNDFALELAATEPDCVPSATFFPEDGVLEQVQSAVERGARVFKIHAQVGGFDLREPVLDPVWGLLAETGVPVVVHVGSGPVPRPGFTGPDKLEGVLRRHPQLTAVVAHLGAPEYAEFLDLAEEYPRVHLDTTMVFTDFFEAAAPFPAELLPRLAGMRERVVLGSDFPNIPYAYAHQLEALERLRDKEPRLDDDWLRMVCWFNGQRLLGV; this comes from the coding sequence ATGCGGGACGCTGACGTACCCCAGTGGTGGGCGCGGCTCGGACTTCCGGGCCTGATCGACATCCACACGCACTTCCTTCCGGAGCGGATGCTGCAGCGGGTGTGGGCGCACTTCGATGCAGCCGGTCCCCTCATCGGCCGCTCATGGCCCATCACGTACCGCTCGGACGAAGCCAGCCGGCTGGCACGGCTGCGCCAGCTGGGGCTCCGGCATTTCACTGCACTGACCTACGCGCACCGGCCGGGCATGGCGGCGGACCTTAACGATTTCGCCCTCGAGCTGGCCGCGACAGAGCCGGATTGTGTTCCCAGCGCGACGTTTTTCCCTGAAGACGGCGTCCTGGAGCAGGTGCAGTCCGCAGTCGAACGCGGCGCCCGGGTGTTCAAGATCCATGCTCAGGTGGGCGGTTTCGATCTGCGCGAGCCGGTACTGGACCCGGTATGGGGGCTGCTGGCCGAGACCGGCGTTCCGGTCGTCGTACACGTCGGCAGCGGCCCGGTTCCGCGGCCTGGCTTCACCGGACCGGACAAGCTCGAGGGTGTGCTGCGGCGCCATCCCCAGCTGACCGCCGTCGTTGCCCATCTGGGGGCACCGGAGTACGCCGAATTCCTGGACCTGGCGGAGGAGTATCCGCGCGTCCACCTCGACACGACCATGGTCTTCACGGACTTCTTCGAGGCGGCCGCGCCCTTCCCGGCTGAGCTCCTGCCGCGGCTGGCCGGGATGCGGGAGCGGGTTGTCCTGGGCAGCGACTTCCCGAACATCCCGTACGCGTATGCCCATCAGCTGGAGGCCCTGGAACGCCTCCGCGACAAGGAGCCCCGCCTCGACGACGACTGGTTGCGAATGGTCTGCTGGTTCAACGGCCAGCGCCTGCTGGGCGTCTGA
- the ligD gene encoding non-homologous end-joining DNA ligase: MAREEVTVTVSSPGGNRELRISSPSRVLWPDLGLTKLDLARYIVDVGDAFLAANGDRPVTLQRFGDTVDGEQFFSKNPPKGAPDFVRSVMVVYPSGRSHPQLVIDEVAAAVWAVQMNTVVFHPWASRAGNPDNPDQLRIDLDPQPGTGFEDAVPAAQELRAVLSEAGLESFVKTSGSRGLHVFSPIEPSREFLEVRHAVIAAARELERRMPDKVTTAWWKEERGTRIFVDFNQANRDRTMAGAYSPRALPGATVSCPIGWDELEHLSPKDFTIVTVPQRLKATGDPWADMHAKPGTIDGLLAWWERDVAAGLGELPFPPDFPKMPGEPMRVQPSRARNKD; the protein is encoded by the coding sequence ATGGCCAGGGAAGAAGTCACCGTCACCGTCAGCAGCCCCGGCGGCAACCGGGAGTTGAGGATCTCGAGCCCGAGCCGGGTCCTGTGGCCGGACCTCGGTCTCACCAAGCTGGACCTGGCCCGGTACATTGTCGACGTCGGGGACGCCTTCCTGGCAGCGAACGGTGACCGTCCGGTCACCCTTCAGCGGTTCGGTGACACCGTCGACGGCGAGCAGTTCTTCTCGAAGAATCCGCCCAAGGGCGCGCCGGACTTCGTGCGCTCGGTGATGGTGGTTTATCCCAGCGGACGCTCGCATCCCCAGCTGGTGATCGACGAGGTTGCCGCCGCGGTCTGGGCGGTGCAGATGAACACGGTGGTGTTCCACCCCTGGGCCTCGCGTGCCGGCAACCCGGACAACCCCGACCAGCTGCGGATCGACCTCGACCCGCAGCCGGGCACCGGCTTCGAGGACGCCGTTCCTGCCGCGCAGGAACTGCGCGCCGTGTTGTCCGAGGCCGGCCTGGAGTCGTTCGTCAAGACCTCCGGCAGCCGGGGACTGCATGTGTTCTCCCCGATCGAACCCAGCCGCGAGTTCCTCGAGGTACGGCACGCCGTGATCGCCGCCGCCCGCGAACTTGAACGGCGGATGCCGGACAAGGTCACCACTGCGTGGTGGAAGGAAGAGCGGGGCACAAGGATCTTCGTCGACTTCAACCAGGCGAATCGCGACCGCACCATGGCCGGGGCCTACAGCCCTCGCGCCCTGCCCGGCGCCACCGTGTCCTGCCCGATCGGCTGGGACGAGCTGGAGCACCTCAGCCCGAAGGACTTCACTATCGTCACGGTGCCGCAGCGGCTCAAGGCCACGGGAGACCCGTGGGCGGATATGCATGCGAAGCCGGGCACCATCGACGGTCTCCTGGCGTGGTGGGAACGTGACGTTGCGGCCGGGCTGGGGGAGTTGCCTTTCCCTCCGGACTTCCCGAAGATGCCGGGCGAGCCGATGCGGGTGCAGCCCAGCCGGGCCAGGAACAAGGACTAG
- a CDS encoding nicotinate phosphoribosyltransferase has product MESSPVWDRPATSLFTDHYELTMLQAALHSGAAERRTVFEAFARGLPEGRRYGIVAGTGRLLEGIAGFRFGPSELEFLERTGVVNGETLARLADFRFSGDIWGYPEGEAYFPYSPVLIVEATFAEACILETIVLSVLNHDSAIASAASRMVSAAGGRPCIEMGSRRAHEEAAVAAARAAVIAGFEATSNLEAGRRFGLRTVGTAAHSFTLLHDTERDAFRAQLDALGPGTTLLVDTYDVEAAVRTAVELAGDKLGAVRLDSGDLLAQARWVRELLDRLGNVHTKIVVTSDLDEYSVAALQAAPADSYGIGTALVTGSGAPTAGMVYKLVSRTNDAGEFVAVAKSSKNKINVGGRKHAVRRLDGSGTATHEVLGVGHLPVGEPTGRPLLQQFVRDGELLPGWTGPEAVARGGRRHADTMAELPAVVNRLQRGEPAIQTIYA; this is encoded by the coding sequence ATGGAATCCTCGCCGGTCTGGGACCGCCCCGCTACGTCGCTCTTCACCGACCATTATGAACTCACCATGCTGCAGGCGGCTCTTCACTCCGGGGCCGCGGAGCGGCGCACGGTCTTCGAGGCATTTGCCCGCGGACTGCCGGAGGGACGGCGGTACGGGATCGTCGCCGGAACCGGACGGCTGCTCGAGGGCATTGCCGGATTCCGCTTCGGCCCGTCGGAGCTGGAGTTCCTGGAGCGGACCGGCGTCGTCAACGGGGAGACCCTTGCCCGCCTCGCGGACTTCCGCTTCTCGGGCGACATCTGGGGCTACCCGGAGGGTGAGGCATACTTCCCGTACTCCCCCGTCCTGATCGTGGAAGCCACCTTCGCGGAGGCCTGCATCCTGGAGACGATTGTCCTGTCCGTCCTGAATCATGACAGCGCCATTGCCTCGGCGGCCTCCCGGATGGTCAGCGCGGCGGGAGGACGGCCCTGCATCGAGATGGGTTCACGCCGGGCCCACGAGGAGGCCGCCGTCGCGGCCGCACGCGCCGCCGTCATCGCGGGCTTCGAAGCAACGTCGAACCTGGAAGCCGGCCGGCGCTTCGGGCTCCGGACCGTCGGCACGGCGGCGCACTCATTCACGCTCCTGCACGACACCGAGCGTGATGCGTTCCGGGCGCAACTGGACGCTTTGGGACCCGGAACCACCCTCCTCGTGGACACGTACGACGTCGAAGCGGCTGTCCGGACCGCCGTCGAACTCGCCGGGGACAAACTGGGCGCGGTGCGGCTCGATTCCGGTGATTTGCTGGCGCAGGCACGGTGGGTCCGTGAGCTGCTGGACCGGCTGGGCAATGTCCACACAAAAATCGTCGTCACGTCCGACCTCGACGAATACTCCGTGGCGGCCCTCCAAGCCGCGCCGGCCGACTCCTATGGAATCGGCACGGCCCTGGTCACGGGTTCCGGTGCGCCCACCGCGGGCATGGTCTATAAGCTGGTCAGCCGCACCAACGATGCAGGTGAGTTCGTGGCGGTGGCCAAGAGCTCCAAGAACAAGATCAACGTCGGCGGCCGGAAGCATGCGGTGCGCCGGCTCGACGGATCGGGCACCGCCACCCACGAAGTCCTGGGCGTTGGACACCTGCCGGTGGGGGAACCCACCGGCAGGCCACTGTTGCAGCAGTTCGTCCGGGATGGTGAACTCCTGCCGGGATGGACCGGGCCGGAAGCCGTGGCGCGGGGCGGGCGCCGGCATGCCGACACCATGGCCGAACTGCCCGCCGTCGTGAACCGGCTCCAGCGTGGCGAACCCGCCATCCAGACCATCTACGCGTGA
- the hrpB gene encoding ATP-dependent helicase HrpB — MTSPAVPTPSAPEPFELDVIGAGLVFAHSLGELAGALRAGGPGPTAVVQAPPGTGKTTLVPPLLANLALHAARQLGRVSMPRIIVTQPRRVAARSAARRLAALDGSRLGDRVGYTVRGERQTGPGTLIEFVTPGILLNRLLADPGLESTSAVILDEVHERGLETDLLLGMLTEVRQLRGDLALVAMSATLDAPRFAALIGAAGDAADHNAEDHDGGSAAPVVDCPSALHPLEVDWMPAAGPRLDERGVTRAFLDHVAETAASSHAQALASGQDIDALVFVPGAWEVSYVAGRLRGRTHVEVLELHGQIGPAEQDRAVSGREPGGNPRIIVSTSLAESSLTVPGVRLVIDSGLSREPRRDASRGMSGLVNVSCSRASAEQRAGRAARQGPGRVVRCYDQKTYGAAPAHQTPEIAVADLTGAALVLACWGSPGGRGLLLPDAPPQAAMDEAVEVLRELGAVAPDGLATDLGKVLARVPADPRLARALLDGAAAVGDRTAAEAVAVVAGDQRAPGADLPRLLAALRSGKEPGSRRWTEDVRRMEGIARQERSAVAPPPMQSAVTAAESVGFVVALAFPDRVARRVPGGGPERYLLTSGTRAGLPAGSSLSGHEWLAVAEVSRAQGRDAAGTGAVIRSAAPLTADTAEAAARHLLSDTIEAKFSQGRVTARKERRLGAIILSSTPVRPSAAEGRAAVARALGKEGLGAIGWSTAADALRRRLALLHRELGDPWPDVSGPALLARLDEWLAPELEALAGGAATSAIDLADPLRRLLPWPDAARLGELAPERLEVPSGSWVRIDYPDVEDDGGRPVVAVKLQECFGWDQTPQLVGGRVPVLFHLLSPARRPLAVTDDLASFWSGPYAQVRAEMRGRYPRHPWPEDPWTAPATSRTKKRS, encoded by the coding sequence GTGACTTCTCCGGCTGTTCCGACCCCCTCCGCTCCCGAGCCCTTCGAACTGGACGTCATCGGAGCCGGCCTGGTGTTCGCGCATTCGCTCGGTGAGCTGGCCGGGGCGCTGCGGGCCGGAGGCCCCGGCCCCACCGCCGTCGTGCAGGCGCCGCCGGGAACGGGCAAGACCACCCTGGTTCCGCCGTTGCTGGCCAACCTCGCCCTGCACGCTGCCCGGCAGCTGGGGCGAGTCAGCATGCCCCGCATCATTGTCACGCAGCCGCGCCGGGTCGCCGCCCGTTCTGCTGCGCGGCGCCTGGCTGCCCTGGACGGCAGCCGGCTGGGGGACCGCGTTGGATACACGGTCCGCGGCGAACGACAGACCGGTCCGGGCACCCTCATCGAATTTGTCACCCCGGGCATCCTGCTCAACCGCCTGCTCGCGGATCCGGGACTGGAAAGCACCAGCGCCGTCATTTTGGACGAAGTGCACGAACGAGGCCTCGAGACAGACCTGTTGCTCGGCATGCTCACTGAGGTCCGCCAGCTCCGGGGCGACCTCGCGCTCGTCGCCATGTCCGCCACCCTGGACGCACCACGCTTCGCCGCACTGATCGGGGCGGCCGGCGACGCGGCGGACCACAACGCGGAGGACCACGACGGCGGCAGCGCGGCGCCCGTCGTCGATTGCCCATCCGCGCTGCACCCGCTGGAGGTGGACTGGATGCCGGCCGCGGGGCCCCGGCTGGATGAACGGGGAGTGACGCGCGCCTTCCTGGACCATGTGGCTGAAACGGCCGCCTCGTCGCACGCCCAGGCACTTGCGTCCGGCCAGGATATTGACGCCCTGGTGTTCGTCCCGGGGGCCTGGGAAGTGTCCTATGTCGCCGGCCGGCTGCGCGGCCGGACGCATGTGGAAGTCCTGGAGCTGCACGGGCAGATCGGCCCCGCGGAGCAGGACCGTGCCGTCTCCGGGCGGGAACCCGGAGGCAACCCGCGGATCATCGTGTCAACGTCCCTCGCCGAGTCGTCCCTCACCGTCCCCGGGGTCCGGCTGGTCATCGACTCCGGGCTGTCGCGCGAGCCCCGGCGGGACGCGAGCCGGGGAATGTCCGGGCTCGTGAACGTCTCCTGCTCCCGGGCCTCCGCCGAGCAGCGGGCCGGGCGGGCCGCCCGCCAGGGCCCGGGACGGGTGGTGCGCTGCTACGACCAGAAGACCTATGGCGCCGCCCCGGCCCATCAGACGCCGGAGATCGCCGTCGCCGACCTCACAGGAGCGGCCCTGGTCCTCGCGTGCTGGGGATCTCCCGGCGGCCGGGGACTGTTACTGCCGGACGCGCCGCCGCAGGCTGCGATGGACGAAGCTGTCGAAGTGCTGCGGGAGCTCGGTGCTGTGGCCCCGGACGGTCTCGCCACGGATCTCGGCAAGGTGCTGGCGAGGGTTCCCGCCGATCCCCGGCTGGCGCGGGCCCTGTTGGACGGAGCTGCCGCCGTGGGCGATCGCACCGCCGCGGAAGCCGTCGCCGTGGTCGCCGGGGACCAGCGTGCGCCCGGTGCGGATCTGCCGCGGCTTCTGGCCGCCCTGCGCTCGGGGAAGGAACCGGGGTCCCGGCGCTGGACGGAGGACGTCCGGCGGATGGAGGGGATCGCGCGCCAGGAGAGGTCCGCCGTGGCACCACCTCCCATGCAGTCGGCGGTGACCGCGGCGGAGTCCGTCGGCTTCGTCGTCGCCCTCGCGTTCCCTGACCGCGTCGCTCGACGGGTACCCGGTGGAGGCCCGGAGCGCTACCTGCTCACCTCCGGGACGCGGGCCGGGCTCCCGGCCGGAAGCTCCCTGTCGGGTCACGAGTGGCTCGCCGTCGCCGAGGTCTCCCGGGCCCAGGGACGCGATGCGGCGGGCACCGGCGCCGTCATCCGCTCCGCTGCGCCGCTGACGGCGGACACAGCCGAGGCCGCCGCCCGGCACCTCCTGAGTGACACCATTGAGGCAAAGTTCAGCCAGGGCCGGGTCACCGCCCGCAAGGAACGTCGGCTGGGCGCGATTATCCTGTCCTCCACGCCGGTGCGTCCCTCTGCTGCCGAGGGACGTGCGGCAGTGGCCCGGGCGCTCGGGAAGGAAGGGCTCGGTGCCATTGGCTGGTCGACGGCGGCGGACGCCCTGCGCCGCCGTCTTGCCCTGCTGCACCGCGAGCTCGGAGACCCGTGGCCGGATGTGTCCGGGCCGGCGCTGCTGGCCCGGCTCGACGAGTGGCTGGCACCGGAACTTGAGGCGCTGGCCGGCGGCGCCGCCACGAGCGCAATCGACCTGGCAGATCCGCTGCGGCGCCTGCTGCCGTGGCCCGACGCCGCCCGGCTCGGGGAACTGGCCCCCGAACGCCTTGAGGTGCCAAGCGGTTCCTGGGTCAGGATCGACTACCCCGATGTCGAAGACGACGGCGGCCGCCCGGTGGTGGCCGTCAAACTCCAGGAATGCTTCGGCTGGGACCAGACGCCACAGCTGGTGGGCGGCAGGGTGCCTGTGCTGTTCCACCTGCTCTCGCCGGCCCGGCGCCCCCTGGCCGTGACGGACGACCTCGCCTCGTTCTGGTCCGGGCCCTATGCGCAGGTCCGTGCCGAGATGCGGGGCCGGTACCCCCGGCATCCCTGGCCGGAGGATCCTTGGACGGCGCCGGCGACCTCCCGTACCAAGAAGAGGAGCTAG
- a CDS encoding CYTH and CHAD domain-containing protein: protein MAGSGKLEVERKYDVEEGDELPALASLPGVDRVGPAEEESLDAVYFDTAELALASRRITLRRRTGGHDAGWHLKLPVAVGERQEFTAPLGKEPESVPRRLRQLVRAHTRDQDVIAVARLKTKRTMHRLLAADGSTLAEFSDDRVDSQALLEPQAHTTWREWEIELIDGTKRLLKGADALVAETGREPSALPSKLARGLGGQCPPGRTASPGPEPEGPASAVLLSYLDQQVEALKRHDPGVRANAPDAVHQLRVAARRIRSVLATFRKLTDTGAAGSLRSELQWLAGSVGEARDNEVMRARLLELIGAEPPELLLGPVAQQIEDYLGAVAHDARAKGLAALNSARYFRLLDALDAFLADPPLSETASKEAMRTVGRLVSKERKRLTREVAALDVDHASPALNAELHDVRKRAKRLRYAAEASAPIFGKPATALARAAEEIQESLGDHHDSVVTRDLLRQLASDDAGANAFTYGRLHALEQQSGEDARERFFRTWRTSPPEPLRWK, encoded by the coding sequence ATGGCTGGCTCCGGGAAACTTGAGGTGGAACGAAAATACGACGTTGAAGAAGGCGACGAACTGCCCGCCCTCGCCTCGTTGCCGGGAGTGGACCGCGTCGGGCCGGCCGAGGAAGAATCCCTGGACGCGGTCTACTTCGATACCGCGGAGCTGGCCCTGGCTTCCCGCCGGATCACCCTGCGCCGGCGGACCGGTGGCCACGATGCCGGATGGCATTTGAAGCTCCCCGTGGCGGTTGGGGAACGTCAGGAGTTCACGGCACCGCTGGGCAAGGAACCGGAGTCGGTTCCCCGGCGGTTGCGGCAACTCGTGCGGGCCCACACGAGGGATCAGGACGTGATTGCAGTGGCAAGGCTCAAGACCAAGCGCACCATGCATCGCCTCCTTGCCGCCGATGGCAGTACACTGGCCGAATTCAGCGATGACCGGGTGGATTCCCAGGCCCTGTTGGAGCCGCAGGCCCACACCACGTGGCGGGAATGGGAAATCGAACTCATCGACGGCACCAAACGGCTGCTCAAGGGCGCCGACGCGCTTGTGGCCGAAACGGGCCGCGAACCGTCCGCGCTGCCGTCCAAACTGGCCCGCGGCCTGGGCGGACAGTGCCCTCCCGGCCGGACGGCGTCCCCCGGGCCGGAGCCTGAAGGGCCGGCCTCAGCGGTGCTTTTGTCGTATCTGGACCAGCAGGTTGAGGCACTGAAAAGACATGACCCAGGAGTCCGGGCGAACGCACCGGACGCCGTTCATCAGCTCCGGGTGGCCGCACGCCGGATCCGGTCCGTCCTGGCCACTTTCCGGAAGCTCACCGACACGGGCGCGGCAGGATCGCTTCGCTCGGAACTTCAGTGGCTTGCCGGCAGCGTGGGTGAGGCACGGGACAATGAGGTGATGCGGGCCCGGCTGCTGGAGCTGATCGGCGCCGAACCGCCGGAGTTGCTGTTGGGCCCGGTTGCGCAGCAAATCGAGGACTACCTCGGTGCCGTCGCGCATGATGCCCGGGCGAAGGGCCTCGCAGCCTTGAATAGTGCCCGCTACTTCCGCCTCCTCGATGCGCTGGATGCCTTCCTGGCCGACCCGCCGCTGTCCGAAACCGCCTCGAAGGAAGCAATGCGGACCGTGGGCCGGCTGGTCTCGAAAGAGCGCAAACGCTTGACAAGAGAGGTAGCCGCTCTCGATGTCGACCATGCAAGTCCGGCCTTGAACGCCGAACTCCATGACGTCCGGAAGCGCGCCAAGCGACTGCGCTATGCGGCGGAAGCATCGGCACCGATTTTCGGCAAGCCGGCAACCGCACTCGCCCGGGCCGCAGAGGAGATCCAGGAGAGTCTGGGCGACCATCATGACAGCGTCGTCACCCGGGATTTGTTGCGCCAGTTGGCTAGCGACGACGCCGGCGCAAATGCGTTCACCTACGGGCGGCTGCACGCTCTGGAGCAACAGAGTGGCGAGGATGCCCGCGAGCGGTTCTTCCGGACGTGGAGGACGTCTCCGCCGGAACCGCTCCGCTGGAAATAG
- a CDS encoding isopenicillin N synthase family dioxygenase yields the protein MPLQTLPVLDFSRLNAGPEEAAQFREDLRNAMHEVGFLYLAGHGIPQELTDAMLDVSRRFFELPDEQKLAVENVHSPQFRGYTRVGGELTDGAVDWREQIDIGVERAAVQPGPGVADYWRLEGPNLWPEALPEMRDIVLEWTARLSAISLALLRALAVSLGAPEDTFDAAFAARAFPLLKIVRYPGESNPEPKQGVGSHRDGGVLTLLLVEPGKGGLQVEYQGQWIDAPQVPGTFVVNIGEMLELATNGYLKATLHRVISPLRGTDRVSLPFFFNPALDATMPQLAVSPEFQARARGLSVDPTNSPILETYGDNALRYRLRAHPNVVAEHHSDLQAG from the coding sequence GTGCCACTCCAAACATTGCCCGTCCTGGACTTCTCCCGTTTGAACGCCGGCCCGGAGGAGGCTGCACAGTTCCGTGAGGACCTGCGGAACGCCATGCACGAGGTCGGCTTCCTCTACCTGGCCGGACACGGAATCCCCCAGGAGCTGACCGACGCCATGCTTGACGTGTCCCGGCGTTTCTTCGAGCTGCCCGACGAGCAGAAGCTCGCCGTCGAGAACGTCCACAGCCCGCAGTTCCGCGGTTACACCAGGGTCGGCGGCGAGCTCACGGACGGCGCGGTTGACTGGCGCGAGCAGATCGACATCGGCGTCGAGCGTGCCGCCGTCCAGCCGGGCCCCGGCGTCGCCGACTATTGGCGTCTCGAGGGGCCCAACCTGTGGCCGGAAGCCCTTCCCGAAATGCGGGACATCGTTCTGGAGTGGACCGCGCGGTTGAGCGCCATCTCGCTGGCTCTACTGCGTGCCCTGGCGGTGTCCCTCGGTGCGCCCGAAGACACCTTCGACGCCGCCTTCGCGGCGCGGGCGTTCCCCCTGCTCAAGATTGTGCGGTATCCGGGGGAGTCCAACCCGGAACCCAAGCAGGGGGTGGGCTCCCACCGCGACGGCGGGGTCCTGACGCTGCTGCTCGTGGAGCCCGGCAAGGGAGGGCTGCAGGTGGAGTACCAAGGGCAGTGGATCGACGCCCCGCAGGTTCCGGGAACGTTCGTCGTCAACATCGGCGAGATGCTCGAACTGGCAACCAACGGATACCTCAAGGCGACGCTGCACCGCGTGATCTCGCCCCTGCGCGGCACAGACCGCGTCTCACTGCCATTCTTCTTCAACCCGGCGCTGGACGCGACGATGCCGCAGCTCGCGGTGAGCCCGGAGTTCCAGGCCAGGGCCCGCGGCCTGTCGGTTGATCCGACGAACAGCCCGATTCTGGAAACCTACGGGGACAACGCACTCCGCTACCGGCTGCGGGCCCACCCTAACGTTGTCGCGGAGCACCACTCCGATCTGCAGGCCGGCTGA
- a CDS encoding YegP family protein codes for MAGTFELFVDGESNFRFRLKAPDGTVLAVSAAFSDKPTAVAGISAVRECAGMGLITDLCPEGSGQDRVREPAHPTDALPARHDWHKRADNVHTRAKTIRRAATAPRWTGAA; via the coding sequence ATGGCCGGCACGTTTGAACTGTTTGTTGACGGGGAATCGAATTTCCGATTCCGGCTCAAGGCACCGGACGGGACCGTGCTGGCGGTGTCGGCTGCGTTCAGCGACAAGCCCACCGCCGTCGCCGGCATCTCCGCCGTGCGCGAGTGCGCAGGGATGGGCCTGATCACCGATCTCTGCCCGGAGGGAAGCGGGCAAGACCGGGTTCGGGAACCGGCGCATCCCACCGATGCCCTGCCTGCCCGTCATGACTGGCATAAGCGGGCCGACAACGTCCACACCCGCGCCAAAACCATCCGCCGGGCCGCAACAGCGCCCAGGTGGACCGGCGCGGCGTAA